Proteins from a single region of Oreochromis niloticus isolate F11D_XX linkage group LG7, O_niloticus_UMD_NMBU, whole genome shotgun sequence:
- the LOC112847430 gene encoding uncharacterized protein LOC112847430, translating to MGSGASVSEEPRLDTLEAREAEPGDTWASTPAEGSNDTLQADLKEGKAESHTVDAQSVKSDGGTSKEMEEEEAAQPVVDPAVTETAAEGEEVSLHFESFLHENGMLYSCFSHHGNRVYMDASQKLQPFPKEWYNQGHFIATRRLWSAADSRQQPVDGLGGRPHRQHLHPGQRNRHDLQERVNVCRFWDPESGLWLLLLLQWEMNTEFVKARVQRVTSALPGLVDQKEITAALRQCNYDPDEVISVYHTMFGDILLQAPPGGNHNYPDLNSFRALLERDRVIEDLKQKLQMKEKEVDNLFQRNSHLVREVRYLTDVVQHLNQKLAELEADKQELREKIRSLLNRRASPAPPAKPVIKPAVDIGQLHQMSRLTRELNVSNKHLRSVVHQALADIKNHLGQFEGPLGKLAQVEQEATSEVEKL from the exons ATGGGCAGCGGAGCGTCTGTCAGTGAGGAGCCCCGGCTGGACACGCTGGAAGCCCGGGAGGCGGAGCCCGGAGACACCTGGGCCTCCACACCTGCAGAAGGGAGCAACGACACCCTGCAG gCAGATTTGAAGGAAGGCAAAGCTGAGAGTCACACTGTGGACGCCCAGTCTGTGAAGAGTGATGGAGGAACCAGCAaagagatggaggaggaggaagcagcCCAGCCGGTGGTGGATCCAGCTGTGACT GAAACTGCAGCAGAAGGGGAAGAAGTGTCTCTGCACTTCGAGAGTTTCCTCCATGAAAACGGGATGCTGTACAGCTGCTTCAGTCACCATGGAAACAGAGTTTACATGGACGCGTCTCAG AAACTGCAGCCGTTTCCAAAGGAGTGGTACAATCAGGGACACTTCATCGCCACACGCA GGCTCTGGTCAGCTGCAGACTCACGGCAGCAGCCAGTCGACGGTCTGGGAGGACGACCGCACCGGCAGCATCTACATCCAGGGCAGAGGAACCGTCATGACCTACAG GAGAGGGTGAATGTCTGCAGGTTCTGGGATCCCGAGTCGGGcctctggctgctgctgctgcttcagtgGGAGATGAACACAGAGTTCGTCAAAGCTCGAGTCCAACGAGTCACG TCTGCCCTCCCCGGCCTGGTGGACCAGAAGGAGATCACGGCAGCTCTCAGACAGTGTAACTACGACCCCGATGAGGTCATCTCCGTCTACCACACCATGTTTGGAGATATCCTCCTGCAGGCCCCCCCAGGAGGAAATCACAACTATCCTGACCTCAACTCCTTCAG AGCCCTCCTGGAGAGAGACCGGGTCATCGAGGATCTGAAGCAGAAGCTCCAGATGAAAGAGAAGGAGGTCGACAATCTGTTTCAGAGGAACAGTCACCTGGTGAGGGAAGTCCGCTATCTGACTGATGTTGTTCAGCACCTGAATCAGAAGCTCGCCGAGCTCGAGGCTGACAAGCAGGAGCTCCGGGAGAAGATCCGATCCCTCCTGAACCGCAGAGCTTCTCCCGCCCCACCTGCCAAACCCGTCATCAAGCCAGCTGTGGACATCGGCCAACTGCACCAGATGAGCCGGCTGACCCGGGAACTGAACGTCTCAAACAAGCACCTTCGCTCCGTAGTTCACCAGGCACTTGCTGACATTAAGAACCACCTGGGGCAGTTCGAGGGTCCTCTGGGGAAGTTGGCCCAAGTGGAACAAGAGGCAACCAGTGAGGTGGAGAAGCTATGA
- the LOC109194553 gene encoding kinesin-like protein KIFC3 isoform X2 gives MLEIYNETLNDLLAKSGGAALDIRVLGKSVSVPGLTRVEVRTEADILTVMEMGEKNRKIASIKMNIQSSRSHLVVALEVEGSDEVSGLTSCGMLTLCDLAGSERISKTEAEGQRLVEAAAINKSLTALGQVFSALKCNAIHVPFRNSKLTHLLQLCLSGDSKCCMFVNVSPDAKDAVETEHAAVRLHHRAGGARQSDTERRAGEKQKHQVDISGTRSL, from the exons ATGCTGGAGATTTATAATGAAACTTTGAACGACCTGCTTGCTAAAAGCGGCGGAGCGGCGCTGGACATCAGAGTCCTGGGAAAGTCCGTTTCAGTCCCAGGACTGACTCGGGTCGAGGTCCGGACGGAGGCTGACATCCTCACCGTCATGGAGATGGGAGAAAAGAACCGGAAGATCGCCTCGATCAAGATGAACATCCAGAG CTCACGCTCTCACCTGGTGGTGGCGCTGGAGGTGGAAGGCTCAGATGAGGTGTCCGGGCTAACGTCTTGCGGTATGCTGACCTTGTGTGACCTCGCCGGATCAGAGCGGATTTCTAAGACGGAGGCCGAGGGTCAGAGACTGGTGGAGGCCGCTGCCATCAATAAATCACTGACAGCGCTGGGACAG GTGTTTAGCGCCCTGAAGTGCAACGCTATCCACGTCCCATTCAGGAACTCCAAACTCACCCACCTCCTGCAGCTGTGCCTCAGCGGAGACTCCAAG TGCTGCATGTTCGTGAACGTGAGCCCGGACGCGAAGGACGCGGTGGAAACTGAGCATGCTGCAGTTCGGCTCCACCATAGGGCAGGTGGCGCTCGGCAAAGCGACACAGAACGTCGCGCCGGCgaaaaacagaaacaccaaGTAGACATTTCAGGCACGAGAAGTCTGTGA
- the LOC109194553 gene encoding kinesin-like protein KIFC3 isoform X1: MLEIYNETLNDLLAKSGGAALDIRVLGKSVSVPGLTRVEVRTEADILTVMEMGEKNRKIASIKMNIQSSRSHLVVALEVEGSDEVSGLTSCGMLTLCDLAGSERISKTEAEGQRLVEAAAINKSLTALGQVHAHLLYLQEASNWSFHSRTWRRLGEGNVIKTRGRADVMLYLSAVLLFLIQVFSALKCNAIHVPFRNSKLTHLLQLCLSGDSKCCMFVNVSPDAKDAVETEHAAVRLHHRAGGARQSDTERRAGEKQKHQVDISGTRSL, from the exons ATGCTGGAGATTTATAATGAAACTTTGAACGACCTGCTTGCTAAAAGCGGCGGAGCGGCGCTGGACATCAGAGTCCTGGGAAAGTCCGTTTCAGTCCCAGGACTGACTCGGGTCGAGGTCCGGACGGAGGCTGACATCCTCACCGTCATGGAGATGGGAGAAAAGAACCGGAAGATCGCCTCGATCAAGATGAACATCCAGAG CTCACGCTCTCACCTGGTGGTGGCGCTGGAGGTGGAAGGCTCAGATGAGGTGTCCGGGCTAACGTCTTGCGGTATGCTGACCTTGTGTGACCTCGCCGGATCAGAGCGGATTTCTAAGACGGAGGCCGAGGGTCAGAGACTGGTGGAGGCCGCTGCCATCAATAAATCACTGACAGCGCTGGGACAGGTACACGCTCACCTGCTTTATCTGCAGGAAGCCTCAAATTGGAGCTTTCATTCCAGGACATGGAGAAGGCTGGGAGAAGGCAACGTGATAAAAACTAGAGGCAGGGCAGATGTAATGTTGTATTTGAGTGCTGTTCTTCTGTTTCTTATCCAGGTGTTTAGCGCCCTGAAGTGCAACGCTATCCACGTCCCATTCAGGAACTCCAAACTCACCCACCTCCTGCAGCTGTGCCTCAGCGGAGACTCCAAG TGCTGCATGTTCGTGAACGTGAGCCCGGACGCGAAGGACGCGGTGGAAACTGAGCATGCTGCAGTTCGGCTCCACCATAGGGCAGGTGGCGCTCGGCAAAGCGACACAGAACGTCGCGCCGGCgaaaaacagaaacaccaaGTAGACATTTCAGGCACGAGAAGTCTGTGA
- the znf277 gene encoding zinc finger protein 277, whose protein sequence is MAASEPSKDGKDSILEPLSFPDQPADTSSAPGVQCPGSEPLVCLFCSESIPLPQKDVLLRHLLMEHKLVIADVKLIADLRKYLLYWKGRFLEQPVTDFCSVIKTNSTGPVEKQEDYFLLCDVLPEDRVLREKLQQKRLEEVLEQQQKERDDCSFHRLCMFCSEEFTGNRSSLLNHMAREHSFSIGLPDNIVYCSEFLDTLQDKLDSLQCLYCEKTFRDKTTLKDHMRKKAHRRINAKNHEYDRFYVINYLELGKTWEEVQSEDDRELADDEDDDWSDWQAHPVSAVCLFCDHQSETLEQIYAHMKEAHGFDLHHLKTELNLKFYQQVKLVNFIRRQIHQSRCYSCMRTFDCRADALRHITTEGHVMKLPEMSAWDQPQYYFPTYENDALLCTLSDSEEGDGDEEHRGEEIPVIAEDISNLRALKQSSVLKQLLKERGGSS, encoded by the exons ATGGCTGCCAGCGAGCCGAGTAAAGACG GTAAGGACAGCATTCTGGAGCCGCTGAGTTTCCCCGATCAGCCGGCTGACACCTCCAGCGCTCCCGGTGTTCAATGTCCCGGCTCCGAGCCGCTGGTCTGCCTGTTCTGCTCAGAGTCCATCCCACTGCCGCAGAAAGACGTCCTCCTCAGACACCTGTTGATGGAGCACAAGCTTGTCATCGCTGATGTCAAACTCATCGCAGACCTCCGAAA GTACTTGCTGTACTGGAAGGGCAGATTCCTCGAGCAGCCGGTCACAGATTTCTGCAGCGTCATTAAAACCAACTCCACGGGCCCAGTCG AGAAGCAGGAGGACTACTTCCTGCTGTGTGACGTCCTTCCAGAAGACCGAGTCCTCCGTGAGAAGCTCCAGCAGAAACGACTG GAGGAGGTcctggagcagcagcagaaggagCGAGATGACTGCAGCTTCCATCGTCTCTGCATGTTCTGCAGTGAAGAGTTCACAGGAAACAG GTCGTCTCTGCTGAACCACATGGCCAGAGAGCATTCCTTCAGCATCGGACTGCCGGACAACATCGTCTACTGCAGCGAGTTCCTCGACACGCTGCAGGACAAACTGGACAG TCTGCAGTGTCTGTACTGCGAGAAAACGTTTCGAGATAAAACCACGCTGAAGGATCACATGAGGAAAAAAGCTCACCGCCGCATCAATGCCAAAAACCACGAGTACGACCGCTTCTATGTCATCAACTACCTG GAACTGGGAAAGACGTGGGAGGAGGTGCAGAGCGAAGATGACCGTGAGCTGGCGGACGATGAGGATGA TGATTGGTCGGACTGGCAGGCTCATCCAGTCTCTGCAGTGTGTCTGTTCTGTGATCACCAGTCGGAGACGTTGGAGCAGATCTACGCGCACATGAAG GAGGCTCACGGCTTCGACCTTCACCACCTCAAGACCGAGCTCA ACCTCAAGTTCTACCAGCAGGTCAAACTGGTGAACTTCATCCGGCGGCAGATCCATCAGAGCCGTTGCTACAGCTGCATGCGGACGTTCGACTGTCGGGCGGACGCCCTGCGTCACATCACGACTGAAGGTCACGTGATGAAACTGCCGGAGATGTCCGCCTGGGACCAGCCGCA GTATTACTTCCCCACGTACGAGAACGACGCTCTCCTGTGCACGCTCTCTGACAGCGAGGAAGGCGACGGCGACGAGGAGCATCGTGGCGAAGAGATCCCGGTCATCGCGGAGGACATCTCTAACCTGAGAGCGCTGAAACAGTCCAGCGTCCTCAAGCAGCTGCTGAAGGAGCGAGGAGGCAGCAGCTAG